A region of the Bombus affinis isolate iyBomAffi1 chromosome 7, iyBomAffi1.2, whole genome shotgun sequence genome:
AAAGAAATGGAAACCTTCAGTTATCGAACGATAAGGTGTACGCTACTGCACAGTTGCCATCGTTTACGATCAACGGGGCGACTACGAAGAGTTTATTTAACAACAATCGGCAACTTCAACCAACATTTAACAACTTCGCCATCACCGATACCACTGTTCCAAGTCCACTAGAAATCACAGCGAATATAAATATTCCAAGATCGAGATTCAAAGAGCCAACCACCAAAGATACCTTCGACACGACGAATTTATTGAAACCCGCGGATCGACAGCTGTTTGTCCCTCAATTTCCTGACTTTGGACCAGCTATTGGCATCGACGTGAGACCTACTGATGTCGTTCAAAATACAAACGTAGTTTCGCCTCCTGCGAGGACTTATCTACCTGTGACCACGACTAATGACAACATCAAGTTCCCAAATGATCCTTTTGTTACTAGATACTTTTTCGACGGAGTCGAAAGGAATATTTCCAGTAACCTGGGTATCGCGGATGAGATCACGTTTACCACGCGGAGTCCTTTGGTTTTCAACGATGAGATACCATTGAAAGGCGTTGATTTTCTATCTCAACAGAGGAACATAAGTTCTGTAAAACCGCTGTTCAAAGTTCCTTTCGAAGCGGTGATTACGTTTACCCACGAAGAACCAGTACAAACGACCACGTTGAAGAACGAGGGTGGTAAATACTTCACGATACCAACTAGAGATCCTCTTGATCAATTTCCACCTTATTTTGATACCAATTACACTGTGACCAACGAATCTGGACAAATCAACGTTGTACTCGATGATAACATTCAAGTAAACGAAACAACGAATAATTCTAAAAAGGAGGAGCGAAAGAAgcaagagaagaagaaggacgGCGCGAAGAAGGACAAGTCGAAGAAACAAAAATCTGAAGGAAAGCGTCAACCGTCACCGATTAGTCAGTTGTTGAAGACGATAGTCGCGATCAGAAGAAATAATACTCCGTCGACGAATCTTACGCCGCCTCCGTTGAATCAACAGACGTCATCGACTACGCAGAGGGTTCCAGAGCGTCAAAGGGTTCCACAATCTCAGAGAACTCAACTTTATTCTACTCAGAAGCCACCGGTAAGTTCAGTGATGAGTAAAAGTATCGTACATATTTGACCAGTTGATATGGCACATAATGTAAACGTCACAAGTGAAAATTCCCAATAGAAACAGAATGTGCGTTTCTGTTAATTCGATTGTTTGAATTGTTTATCGCTTAAACGTTGTGGGTTCTCAGCGTTCATTAGCTTTGTAGATGTAAAAGGAGAACAAACGGTAAAGATATACTTTTATCTATGcgaagaaatgaaaatgaaagaacCGTATAACTTCAAAGTTATTAGAAGTAGGCGGGTGAAAGGTGTGCATAAATTGACACTGTATAAAAGAAAAGTGTGAATTAATAAAGTTGCATTCGTTAGAGACAATGTAAGAGGTTTGACAGGTGTGGCGTAGATAATTTAATTGGACGCGTTAATTACTCAATGTACTTTGTTTACGAGCATCAACAAAATAATATGGATTTTTTCGAGGCTTCATGGGTAAGCAAATAAAATCGAAAGTTGGTGTTACATAACACAAATAATTATGTAACACGTATACAACTTATGACTCGAAAAAGAATTGCGAAAATGAATGTATCATGTTTAACGAGAAATCGACTTATAGATTTCATACAGTCCACGAGGTATATGTGTGTTTTTGATTTTctgcaaaataatttttttccatTCATCACGCCTCATCATCTATCTTTAAATCATGAATTAATtaacgatttatttatatacctAATCAGCAGAAACACTTATTTCTCTTTGGTCTAATTTTCTTCGGATTTATCGAACAAGAGATCGTTGTGCAAACTCGCGTGTGAATCACAGAATTTCTTCGAATTTGCTTGCGTTCTCAACGTTACCGGTGTCATCCGAAAACAACAACGAACATCATCAACGGAACCTTATTGAAGTCGATTCGTTTATTTCAGTCTGCGCTCAAACAAAAAGGAAGACGTAATCAGACGTCTTTGGCTCAACAAGTTGAGGTACGTTCGATTGCAGTTTCTATGGTGTAGCATATCGCGAAATACTATTATTACGAGAACTTTTAATCGATAGGAGGATGACGACAATGGAAGCAAAGAGGATAATGGCAGCAACGAGGACGATAACAACGAGGACGATGGTGGGAAAGAAGGTAACAAAAGTAAAGAAAATAGCGGCGAAGATAACGATGGCATCGAATCCGATGAAGAAAATGATAACAAGAATGGCTCTGAAGAGAGTTCTAACCAAAGCGAGTCAGATGAAGACTATGACGACGACGAAGAAGGTGGTCCCATACAAACTATCATCGACTTACTTATGCTTGTCGCACCAGCTTTGGAAGATCTTAGCGACGTAAGAACCTTGACGAGGATTTATTAaggatatattaattattaataaacaaCGTTAAACATATTCGGTTGTTTAATAAGTTTGTACCACGTTCATATTTTTCGCCATGTCTTTTAAGAACACAAAATAGTAAATGATCGAAatgaataattttattcgatcgaatttaatCTATAGAAGGCATTCGGAAGGAAGATGAATGAATAATATACATTTTGATTTGTATATAACGAGAAATTAGAGCCAAGATATCTAAAAAAAGAGGGAATAATATGAAAGCTGGATAGATTAGTATAAAGTTTCTATATATAACAAGGAAATAAACAATACAAACTTATTGGATGATCTAATTGTATGAATATTATCGGATTTATCATGGATTCTACATTTGTTCATTTTTTCAGCCTGACTCCGATGCTGATATTGCCGATTTACTCGAAGTAGGAATTCCAATACTTCAAGACCTGTCGGACGTAAGAACTCTAATGAATCATCTCGAAATGCttcgtttatttaaaaaaaaaaaaaaaaaaatcatcttGCGCTTTTAGGGAGATGCTGAAGCAGGAGGAAGCGATATCCCAGCACTGTTGCTTCCAATCTTGTTGCAACTTAGTAGAGTGAGTTATCAAGTTTCTGTAGAATTTTTCGCAGAGAAACGGAATGGATAAGAAGGGATACTGAAAGTGCAGGTAAGGTCAGGTAAAAAATAAAGTTTGTTTCAGGGTAAAGATGGCGAAAGAGATTCGGCTGCGATTTTGACACCGCTTCTTCAATTAGTTGCACCGCTAATCGGGCCCATTATTGGTCCATTGGCTGTACCATTGAGTCGTCAAATCAGTAacgtaaatataataatttttggaaATGTTTGTTTCTTCATATTAGAAGGCAAATTGAAATGAATTTTAGGCTCCAGGTCAAGGTGGATCGAGTTTTGGTGATCTGATTAAGGCTTCATTGGGTCCCTTGCTcgaagtacatatatattatttatttacaatatttttcattattattactatCATATTATGTGTTTTTAGTAATGATATATTGATTTCATAAAATATCCATTTATTTCTAGCCGGTTGGACCTGGAAAGATGACGGTGCTCTCAAACCTAATCGCCGGAGTTATCTCTAGTCTTAGCAAAGTACGCATTGACTTTTCTGTTAACAACAATTTGTTCTTCTCTAATAAATCGACCGTTTCACTACTAAACCAGTCTCATGTATCGTGTACTGCCTCTCGATAGTTCTTGGAAATAATTGCAAACCTTTTAACACTAAAACTGTCAACCTAAAGATATTAAACGAAAAGGTTTCGCATCTTAACGATATTATGGACCattatacaattttaatttaaaattttgaatttttttgtaatatattaattaataattgacaATAATCAACGAACACCCGTTAACTATCCTTTGGTTGTTGGATTTTTTACAGAATTCAGGAGCTGGTGGTAAATCAGATCTAGCGAGTCTTGTGAAAGCGGTGGTCGCTGGAGCTATAGCAGGCACCAGTGCAGGTTCCAGTGGTTCCAATGGTGCCAAGGACACTTATGGAGCTCCCACTAGCTATGGTGCTGACCATAGTCCTCCCCGTCCATACGGTTACGTAAGTTGTCCTTTGTCCTTTCATATTTTCTTATTCGCCAGTACATTATACTTGTCTCCTGTAACCCAGAGTCAAAAACATTTCCTAAGATTTTATTAGTAGACTGTGGATGTTTATGAAGATTCACATTTTTACAAAGACAAATAATCACATAAAATCTCATTTGATCGTTTATTTATTGCAACGGGAACTCGATTTTATAACTCGTGTTCTAATATTTTAGGGAATATGTGAAAATGTATGTTTATGTTttactattttatatatttttctatattatgtatatcatGTGCATCTTACGACGTTTAACCCTCTAAGCACATTTTTATAAACCGTTGCCTCCAAACGTAAAAAACCAAAAAGCTAAAtacgattattattaaataaagtcGTTAATAAGCGATTACCATATCTCAAACTTAATTACAATGGCGTTTCATCTGTCGATAACAGTCGGTTAACAgattaaatttcccataaatgcataaacatccgcaataTACTTGTTAGCTTCCTATGACTGAGCTTCTGAACTTTTCAGCCTAAACCATCATCAAACTCACTTGATCTACTCGGCTCATCGATCAAAGACATCTTTAACGCGATATTAAAAGTGGTTGCTTCGTTAGTGAACGCAATTACGACTATTTTAGGCGCCTCGTCGAACAGCTCGAATGAACCGGTATCGGCACCTTACGGTCCGGCCCCACCCTCTAAATATGGCACGCCATCCAGTACATCGGTTCCTCTTAGCGAGACTATTAGCATAACTACTAGTAAACCACAACGATTAATAAGACTATGATAATACATATTATCTTTATGGCGCTCTTACTTGTCGAAGTAATAATCTTCTATCGCGATTATGCCGAACGAATAACAGGTTGTCTGTAAGTAGAAGTACTCGTGGATAAATGGATAGAATTCTAAGTTGATGTGGTTTTACGAGAAGTTTAAGACATCCATAGATGATGGGAATTACCTTTCATATTAATTAAAGTTATGTACATGAacaacgtgaaacgatatagtATACGTTGCTATAGTATGTAGAAAATGATAAattagattttattttatatgttttatatcttgtactttattattaatatatctatattttatattttattatattttcttgttcagtgtcttatatatatatatattgagatTCTTATTTTTCTCAAATTTATTTTGTCCCTTTGGAAGGATTGAATGGAAGAGAAAATCGAACGTCGATAGAAATTGCCTTGGGAACGTTCAAACAAGTTACACGTATCTTCAAGATATACGTAATTAGTTTAGAAATGCTGATTTATCTGTCAGCAAGCTGTTTCCTACAGTTTGTTCCTTTACTGGGTAGAATATTACGTATTATCATTTTTTGTGCAATATGTGAGAAATAAAAGTGAGTTCTTTCGCGCTTCGTCTGCCTTTTGATTTTGTCTAATATCGCGAAACTTACGCGTGAAATTGATTAACTGTCATTCACATACAGAGCCGCAGGAAGTCGCAGAATTGAGCAACAAAAGATTATTAATTGCTTCATTATTAAAGAATTTAGCATAATTGCGGTAATGATCATGCAATTGATATTGTATATAGATACAAGGCTAATTACTAATTTCGAGCTTATGATAATCCAAGGATGCAAAATACGTCATCGATCTGATACTTTCGATTCGACCTAATTTGAA
Encoded here:
- the LOC126919047 gene encoding uncharacterized protein LOC126919047 isoform X1; this encodes MIFLLSRRIPGPYTVLALIATNLVISTAAPLSKHLSEDASNDARNGFSAVPKILEIQLPLKIATKDDLVAWARYVMGLMASRINITLTTVKESPSKPTGNVKAAESNRGFDNSKGFESVRPQNSGRNLALQNFDNIKPINGIRHYTNTNSVENTRYAENFEKTKIPAAVRILENGRHTENIRIVENGRHPGNVRLLENGRQPENVRVLENRRQPENVRGPQRNGNLQLSNDKVYATAQLPSFTINGATTKSLFNNNRQLQPTFNNFAITDTTVPSPLEITANINIPRSRFKEPTTKDTFDTTNLLKPADRQLFVPQFPDFGPAIGIDVRPTDVVQNTNVVSPPARTYLPVTTTNDNIKFPNDPFVTRYFFDGVERNISSNLGIADEITFTTRSPLVFNDEIPLKGVDFLSQQRNISSVKPLFKVPFEAVITFTHEEPVQTTTLKNEGGKYFTIPTRDPLDQFPPYFDTNYTVTNESGQINVVLDDNIQVNETTNNSKKEERKKQEKKKDGAKKDKSKKQKSEGKRQPSPISQLLKTIVAIRRNNTPSTNLTPPPLNQQTSSTTQRVPERQRVPQSQRTQLYSTQKPPSALKQKGRRNQTSLAQQVEEDDDNGSKEDNGSNEDDNNEDDGGKEGNKSKENSGEDNDGIESDEENDNKNGSEESSNQSESDEDYDDDEEGGPIQTIIDLLMLVAPALEDLSDPDSDADIADLLEVGIPILQDLSDGDAEAGGSDIPALLLPILLQLSRGKDGERDSAAILTPLLQLVAPLIGPIIGPLAVPLSRQISNAPGQGGSSFGDLIKASLGPLLEPVGPGKMTVLSNLIAGVISSLSKNSGAGGKSDLASLVKAVVAGAIAGTSAGSSGSNGAKDTYGAPTSYGADHSPPRPYGYPKPSSNSLDLLGSSIKDIFNAILKVVASLVNAITTILGASSNSSNEPVSAPYGPAPPSKYGTPSSTSVPLSETISITTSKPQRLIRL
- the LOC126919047 gene encoding uncharacterized protein LOC126919047 isoform X2, which translates into the protein MIFLLSRRIPGPYTVLALIATNLVISTAAPLSKHLSEDASNDARNGFSAVPKILEIQLPLKIATKDDLVAWARYVMGLMASRINITLTTVKESPSKPTGNVKAAESNRGFDNSKGFESVRPQNSGRNLALQNFDNIKPINGIRHYTNTNSVENTRYAENFEKTKIPAAVRILENGRHTENIRIVENGRHPGNVRLLENGRQPENVRVLENRRQPENVRGPQRNGNLQLSNDKVYATAQLPSFTINGATTKSLFNNNRQLQPTFNNFAITDTTVPSPLEITANINIPRSRFKEPTTKDTFDTTNLLKPADRQLFVPQFPDFGPAIGIDVRPTDVVQNTNVVSPPARTYLPVTTTNDNIKFPNDPFVTRYFFDGVERNISSNLGIADEITFTTRSPLVFNDEIPLKGVDFLSQQRNISSVKPLFKVPFEAVITFTHEEPVQTTTLKNEGGKYFTIPTRDPLDQFPPYFDTNYTVTNESGQINVVLDDNIQVNETTNNSKKEERKKQEKKKDGAKKDKSKKQKSEGKRQPSPISQLLKTIVAIRRNNTPSTNLTPPPLNQQTSSTTQRVPERQRVPQSQRTQLYSTQKPPSALKQKGRRNQTSLAQQVEEDDDNGSKEDNGSNEDDNNEDDGGKEGNKSKENSGEDNDGIESDEENDNKNGSEESSNQSESDEDYDDDEEGGPIQTIIDLLMLVAPALEDLSDPDSDADIADLLEVGIPILQDLSDGDAEAGGSDIPALLLPILLQLSRGKDGERDSAAILTPLLQLVAPLIGPIIGPLAVPLSRQISNAPGQGGSSFGDLIKASLGPLLEPVGPGKMTVLSNLIAGVISSLSKNSGAGGKSDLASLVKAVVAGAIAGTSAGSSGSNGAKDTYGAPTSYGADHSPPRPYGYANCRPGYGGRC